AATTATCAAACACAAAATGCAAACAAGAACAATTAACAGCTAAGAgatataagaaaagaaagaaacaatAAATAGCCATCACAACTagcaaagaaaaatattttggaaTCTCACCTTTTTGAGCTCTTCAAGCTTGGCAATGTAAACGCCTTTGGTTTCATCCTCACCATCTTCATACAACCAATCTTCTACCTCCTGCAGCTTTGTTGTGAATCCTTCCCTCTCTGGGTCGGTGACAAACTCATGATATTTGTCACTAAGCTGAAGAATAAAAGAATTAGTAATTTAGTCGCATACACCGTGAACCCAAAGGCTATCAATCAAAGCCATGCAAAAAGTAGCAAGAGAAATCTACCTTGTTCCTCATATCATAGACATAAGCTTCAACAGCATTTTTCCTATCTTTGGTTTCTTCCATCACCCGATCTTGCAATGCCATTTCAAACTCCTTTTCTAATGCTTTCTGCACATCTGCTGGGAGCATTCCACCATAAACTAGCTCCACAATAGGTATATTTGTCTTCTTTACTTTCTTCTTTGGAGCCTCAACCTATCAACCACGTATAAGCAACCAGCATTGAGTACAGAGCACAGTTCAAAGGAGAATTTTCTACATAATTGAAGAACCAAAATAAATTTCACATAAATCCAGTTAATCTACTTATTTAGGCTACTTACCTTGGTTTCAGTTTCCACTTGTGTGGGCTTGTCCCCGgattcagaaacaccattctcAACCCCAAAAGCATCAGCAGTTCCTTTAGCATCTTGCATATTGACATCAGCCTCATTCGAACTGGGAGGAGCAGCATCACTAGGAGCTTCATCAGTGTCCATCTTTGTAGCTTCCTTTGCTGGCTCTTTTGTGACAGGGACTTCAACCTCTTCTTCCTCCAAAAGCTGACACAAGAACCAATGAAATCAATGGTGGCGTTCAAACTAAGATTAAAAGAATGCAGCTAGAATCTACCAAAGCTCCAAAAGACTCACCGTTGCGGACTCAACAGATACAATTCCATGCAGATTTAGGCGAACTTTCACCTTCACTTTTGCTCTCTCACTTGTCGAACACTGGAAAGGACCAATCTGGAAtagaagaacaaaaaaaaaaccacAATATAACAATTTTTGAAACTTGGGTTGAAAATCACAGCAATGATCATGTAAACAAAGATCACAAATTACTGACTTGTGGAAGCTAACTCCTTACCGTATATGTACTAATTTTAGCGGGCACCTGCAAGTCACTCACATCAGTATATTGTACGTCAACAGTGAATGTCCCCGACCTGTAGAATGTCAAAGCCTTCATACTGGATATGGGATTGCCCTTGGGGAAGACAATAGTGCTTTGCTGATTATCTGCTGCTCCATTTTGAGAATCTGGAGCAGCACCTTTCCATGATAAAGCAACTGAAAATGGAAAGCTCTCATTGACCTACAAATAAAACCTCCAATTCATAAAACAAATCATGCTAAAAAAATGCACAAATAGAGAATGAAACATTGCTATTCTCCAACTTTGATTCTTCAAGAAAATATGGGAATGAACATTAAACCTGCTAAAAATCAATAACAAAACAACAATTAAAGTATAACTTTCTTTAGTAATGTGATTtaacatcattaaaaaataaaacagagATTTAAAAAATGACATAATCAAACGACACTGCTAATCAAACCCTTCAAAATAAAGGCACAATTCAACACCAGTAGCAGAACCACTTAGGAGTTGCATTGAGCTAAAATCATGTTAGAGTTGGATGTACCCTCCACCCTAAAGTGTAGGGTTCTTTGCACTGTGATATATATTATCAAGCACAAACCATTGATTCAGGGTCTCCACATCCATAACGCAAATTAAATGCTCCAATAAATTCACAATTTCAAAAGCAAAAGTAGCATTGAATAGATAACTTGCACAGAGTTGAAATCATGTTAGAGAAGAGTAGTAGAATCAGTATCACCTAACCAACTAATAGATGGTATAGAATAAGAAAAGAATGCCTTTACCTGGAACTCTCTCACTTTGAAAGTGGGACTGAGAATAGCACACTGCAAAGCACAACCCCTGGCAACACATTCACTGGCATTCATGGTACGCCTAGGCTCTTTTCCAAAGAACTCGGTCAAGATCTTGATTATAGCAGGTACACGCGAGCCAGAACCAACCACCTCAACCATATGAACATGATCAACCGTCAGCTTAGCCTCTTGAAGTGCCTTCTCCAAAGGCCTTTTAACACGTTCCAAAATTGGAATGCTAATTTGTTCAAACTCATCTCTCCTAATGAAGCCTCTGACATCCTTCTCATCCATTAAGCATTCAATATTCAGAGGTGCCTCAGGGTTGGCACTAAGAACCTTCTTCAGCTTCTCACAAGCAGCCCTCAGCCTAAGACAAGCCCTAGCATTCTGGAAAACATCAATCTTATAATCTTCCTTGAACTTAGCAGCGAAATAATGAAACAGAACCTCATCAAAATCTCTACCACCCAGAGATTGATCAAAAGAATGAGACAAAATCTTGAGTTGGCCTTTTTTGAATCCAGCAATGCACACTTGCATGCTTGCGTGTCCAATGTCAACAAAAGCCACATTCAGTTGGTCATTCTCAGGCAAGTCAGTCTTATAGATACCATATGCCAATGCTGTAGCTGTGGTCTCATGAATTAAACGAAGAGGATGCAATCCTGCAATTGTGGCTGCATTCAAAAAAGCTCTTCTTTGAAGGTCTGTGAAATAAGCTGGAATTCCAATGCAACAATCCACCACTGCTGCATTTAGATTCTGCTCAGCAATGCTTTTCAAATTTGACAACACCATTCCCAAAACTTGTGTTGGTGTGAATGTCCTCATTTCACCCAAATACCGTGCATGAATCAAAGGGAATCCATCAGGACCTTCACTTACAGCATAGGGTAATGACTTGAGATCCTTTTGCAACTCAGGGTCAGAGAATTGACGGCCTATTAGCCGTTTAATCTGAGATATAGAGTTTTTGGGGTTCATCATAGTTGAGGCAGCTCCTGCAGTCCCAATGAATCGCTGTTTGTCACCGAAGCACACAATAGCAGGAGTTTCACGCTTGGATTCATCATTAAGCACAACATCAATCCCTCTTTGCCTTGCAACAGCCACAATGCAGCTCTCATTGCCAAAATCAAATCCAACCACACtcattttttacaaaattttaccGATTTATGAGATAAAATTGATGTAGTTGTTACAAAATTATGCCTGCATGAAACAATTTATAACTTAAATATACTGCATGGTAAATAAACCAATAAGAGAAAACAGTAAAAATTATACAATACACTTGGAATCTACATGGCATGATGAGTTGGTACTTCCCACCATTTAATTAGGACATGTAACAAAAAAGGGTAAGTGGGTTGGTAGTTATTCTTCTTATACTTCTTCAATTGACTCCTTCAAAGTTACATattctaataataattaaaaataataaaaattatgttttttaatttaattgatttggaATACCGCATTATTCATGCCATTGTGGTAATCCGAAAGTACTGTATAATTTCTTGAGAAAACATAAGTCACCATAAATTAGCATTTACTGCATGGTATCCATgcacatgagaaatcacacaaCCCTATGGATCATGATATTAGATCACTATGAACCTCAAAAACATCCAATAGTTTGCAGACAagattcattaatatttttcaaagtTACCATAATCATTAAGCTTCAGGGCCAATAATAAAACCATCCAGAGACCATCACATGCAATATTCATGTAAATTGACTGTAAAATGACTTCAGTCCAAGATAATTGAAGCACCAAAAAAAAGTGATTATCCCAAAGTATAATTCAGTTGCGTGGCTGAAATAAATCATTACTCCATATAATTCCCCACGGACATCCAACAAAACAAAGGTAGATCGAGATAATTTAGCAGCTTTCCTTATTTTGAATGCAataaaaacaagtgaaaaaacaaaaaaaacaatGTTTAAATCTATGCGTTAAGTTTAAACCTAGGATGGCTTT
This sequence is a window from Manihot esculenta cultivar AM560-2 chromosome 4, M.esculenta_v8, whole genome shotgun sequence. Protein-coding genes within it:
- the LOC110614116 gene encoding heat shock 70 kDa protein 14, whose product is MSVVGFDFGNESCIVAVARQRGIDVVLNDESKRETPAIVCFGDKQRFIGTAGAASTMMNPKNSISQIKRLIGRQFSDPELQKDLKSLPYAVSEGPDGFPLIHARYLGEMRTFTPTQVLGMVLSNLKSIAEQNLNAAVVDCCIGIPAYFTDLQRRAFLNAATIAGLHPLRLIHETTATALAYGIYKTDLPENDQLNVAFVDIGHASMQVCIAGFKKGQLKILSHSFDQSLGGRDFDEVLFHYFAAKFKEDYKIDVFQNARACLRLRAACEKLKKVLSANPEAPLNIECLMDEKDVRGFIRRDEFEQISIPILERVKRPLEKALQEAKLTVDHVHMVEVVGSGSRVPAIIKILTEFFGKEPRRTMNASECVARGCALQCAILSPTFKVREFQVNESFPFSVALSWKGAAPDSQNGAADNQQSTIVFPKGNPISSMKALTFYRSGTFTVDVQYTDVSDLQVPAKISTYTIGPFQCSTSERAKVKVKVRLNLHGIVSVESATLLEEEEVEVPVTKEPAKEATKMDTDEAPSDAAPPSSNEADVNMQDAKGTADAFGVENGVSESGDKPTQVETETKVEAPKKKVKKTNIPIVELVYGGMLPADVQKALEKEFEMALQDRVMEETKDRKNAVEAYVYDMRNKLSDKYHEFVTDPEREGFTTKLQEVEDWLYEDGEDETKGVYIAKLEELKKQGDPIEQRYKEYTERGSVIDQLAYCINSYREAAMSSDPKFDHIDVTEKQKVLNECVEAEAWLREKKQQQDSLPKYATPVLLSADVRKKAEALDRFCRPIMTKPKPAKPATPEAPVTPSPQGTEQPQSGDANAGANEESGAGSGKVPPESGEPMETEKPDSTAA